A single Ignavibacteriales bacterium DNA region contains:
- a CDS encoding PAS domain S-box protein has translation MSLFDSLPTGVIYCSAVGEVVYLNRSAAAWLGISKESAMDKTLAELGLQPAAGPGSEFPFQSVLSGRKPVTSCGIESVISGQSAQADFYPQFDSSGRIVTGVTVCLAEGKDVPDNGSKLPAKVLRKNESKCGTKEDFVNRVNKIIAECSSIDQLRSGLISEIARFFNWDYGTFWCMSDNGNALTNSENYFNPAVVSNLFQSNFQKRPLFPGEGLAGKAWQQGRPFKMAPVDIMQFHWCEYLKKPDLVSAYAFPVYTEMGLAGVMEFLSRFSMPDAEELSEFFEKISGPLGLFIGRVYAEDKLRVSEARKSGILDSALDCIITIDKDSRVIDFNTAAERTFGYTAEDVIGQSLSDLIVPEAYREAHKKGMDRFLRTGQGSVLNKRIEMPAMRADGTEIQVELAISVVTAGDGPLFTAYLRDISDRKETEKRIKRLSSFPELSPNPVMEIDSLGTVLYANDAAYMALVKTGSKHLSVFFPDNWKTLFDSPEKEANYRQSQVKKIGEWYFTVSCNYIPEFGTVRIYTSDVTEEILVKQELLRERAFADRLIESAPEAMVITDPDESIIKINRQFTYLFGYTEEECRGRKINNLVVPASKTPEGQSITQKSDSSKVVSVETIRKRKDGTLIDVIVSVAPVIVDGKQTGKVGLYRDITDRKKLITDLIASKQKAEEMNRVKSYFFNNMNHELRTPFVGILGFAELLEQMVASPKELELIRGIITSSTRMIETLNSLLALTKMEIEPLIRKDGKMNVQQAINETCQLFTPAILRKNLAFNVKLPEGTLFIQTDEPLFREVISSLLSNAVKYTDTGKIEVSCFTDNTVYPEVLRVRICDTGIGIPAEKNKLIFEEFRQASEGRSRNFEGMGLGLTLANKYIELLGGEIQLEHNPNGGSIFTVSLPLFKVQSDEDRAAAEKAKRMQTGAETSSDMKRLLLVEDDEFSQKVISLILESVYTIDIAADADAALEMVKSHVYDGLLLDINLRHGIDGVDLMELLRKRPEYKETPIIAITAFAADHDRDEFLSRGFSYYMSKPFTRAELMHLIETAIPPKKGK, from the coding sequence GTGTCCCTGTTCGATTCCCTTCCTACCGGGGTGATATATTGCTCCGCAGTGGGTGAAGTTGTATATCTTAACCGTTCTGCGGCTGCCTGGCTTGGGATAAGTAAGGAGTCAGCAATGGATAAAACCCTTGCGGAACTTGGTTTGCAGCCCGCTGCCGGGCCGGGTTCAGAGTTTCCTTTTCAATCTGTTCTTTCCGGGCGCAAACCGGTCACATCCTGCGGAATTGAATCGGTAATCAGCGGCCAAAGCGCTCAGGCAGATTTTTACCCTCAGTTTGATTCATCCGGACGTATCGTAACAGGAGTAACGGTCTGCCTTGCTGAAGGAAAGGATGTACCAGATAATGGGAGTAAACTCCCGGCAAAAGTACTGCGGAAGAATGAAAGCAAATGTGGTACCAAGGAAGATTTTGTAAACCGTGTAAATAAAATAATAGCTGAATGTTCATCAATAGATCAGCTGCGGTCAGGGCTGATCTCAGAAATCGCCCGTTTCTTCAACTGGGATTATGGAACATTCTGGTGCATGAGTGATAATGGGAATGCACTGACCAATTCCGAGAATTATTTTAATCCTGCGGTTGTTTCTAATCTGTTTCAGAGTAATTTTCAAAAAAGACCACTCTTCCCCGGAGAAGGTCTGGCGGGTAAAGCATGGCAGCAAGGCCGGCCATTTAAGATGGCCCCTGTTGATATCATGCAGTTCCACTGGTGTGAGTATCTTAAGAAGCCGGATTTAGTTTCAGCGTACGCTTTTCCGGTATATACTGAAATGGGACTTGCCGGTGTGATGGAGTTTCTTTCACGTTTCAGCATGCCCGATGCCGAGGAACTTTCTGAGTTTTTCGAGAAAATCAGCGGTCCGTTGGGATTATTTATAGGAAGGGTTTACGCTGAGGACAAACTCAGAGTAAGTGAAGCAAGAAAATCGGGAATTCTTGATTCAGCACTTGACTGCATTATCACTATTGACAAAGACAGCAGAGTAATTGACTTTAATACGGCTGCCGAGCGGACGTTTGGCTATACGGCAGAGGATGTGATTGGACAGAGTCTTTCAGATCTCATTGTACCGGAAGCGTATCGTGAAGCACATAAAAAGGGTATGGACCGTTTTCTCAGAACGGGTCAGGGTTCAGTGCTGAATAAGCGAATAGAGATGCCGGCAATGCGGGCGGATGGTACTGAAATTCAGGTTGAGCTGGCAATATCAGTGGTTACTGCCGGGGACGGGCCTCTATTTACCGCCTATCTGCGTGATATTTCAGACAGGAAAGAGACAGAAAAAAGAATTAAGCGGCTTTCTTCATTTCCGGAGCTGAGTCCTAACCCGGTTATGGAAATTGACAGTCTCGGGACCGTGCTGTATGCCAATGATGCCGCATATATGGCTCTGGTTAAAACCGGATCGAAACATCTGAGCGTGTTTTTTCCCGATAACTGGAAAACCCTCTTCGATTCACCAGAAAAGGAAGCAAATTACCGGCAGAGTCAGGTAAAAAAAATCGGGGAGTGGTATTTTACCGTTTCCTGCAATTATATCCCTGAATTCGGAACGGTTCGTATATATACGTCAGATGTCACTGAGGAAATTCTGGTAAAACAGGAACTCCTAAGAGAAAGGGCATTTGCAGACCGGCTGATTGAAAGCGCACCGGAGGCAATGGTTATTACCGACCCGGACGAATCCATCATCAAGATTAACCGCCAGTTTACGTATCTGTTCGGATATACCGAGGAAGAGTGCCGCGGAAGAAAAATTAATAATCTGGTAGTGCCTGCCTCGAAAACACCGGAAGGGCAGAGCATTACACAGAAATCAGATTCATCAAAGGTCGTATCGGTTGAAACGATCCGCAAAAGAAAAGACGGAACGCTAATAGACGTAATTGTCTCAGTTGCTCCTGTTATTGTTGACGGGAAACAAACGGGAAAAGTGGGTTTGTACCGGGATATAACCGACCGCAAAAAACTGATTACGGATCTGATTGCGTCAAAGCAAAAAGCAGAAGAAATGAACAGGGTGAAATCATATTTCTTCAATAATATGAACCATGAGCTCAGAACTCCGTTTGTAGGAATCCTCGGATTCGCGGAGCTGCTTGAACAGATGGTTGCATCTCCAAAAGAACTTGAACTTATCCGGGGCATTATTACCTCCTCAACAAGAATGATTGAGACTCTTAACAGTCTCCTCGCACTTACAAAAATGGAAATTGAACCTCTTATCAGGAAAGATGGAAAAATGAACGTTCAACAGGCAATTAATGAAACCTGCCAGCTTTTTACTCCGGCCATACTCAGAAAAAATCTTGCATTTAATGTAAAACTGCCAGAAGGAACCCTCTTTATTCAGACAGATGAGCCCCTGTTCAGGGAGGTAATTTCAAGCCTCCTGAGCAATGCTGTCAAGTATACAGATACCGGAAAAATTGAGGTGAGCTGTTTTACAGATAATACGGTATATCCGGAAGTGCTTAGAGTGAGAATCTGTGATACCGGAATCGGAATACCCGCAGAGAAGAATAAACTGATTTTTGAGGAATTCCGCCAGGCCAGTGAGGGGCGGAGCAGGAATTTTGAGGGAATGGGGCTTGGCCTGACTCTTGCCAATAAATATATTGAACTTCTCGGAGGTGAGATTCAGCTTGAACATAATCCCAACGGAGGATCCATCTTCACGGTATCACTCCCGCTTTTTAAGGTGCAGAGTGATGAAGACCGGGCTGCTGCTGAAAAAGCAAAGAGAATGCAGACAGGAGCAGAAACTTCTTCAGACATGAAGAGACTGCTTCTTGTTGAAGATGATGAATTCTCCCAGAAAGTGATTTCGCTGATTCTGGAATCTGTATATACAATTGATATTGCCGCTGATGCCGATGCCGCGCTTGAAATGGTAAAAAGCCATGTGTATGACGGCCTGCTGCTTGATATCAATCTACGGCACGGTATTGATGGCGTTGATCTTATGGAGCTTCTTCGCAAGAGACCTGAGTATAAGGAAACGCCTATTATTGCTATTACTGCATTCGCTGCTGATCATGACAGGGATGAATTTTTGTCAAGAGGATTCAGTTACTATATGTCAAAGCCGTTCACCCGTGCCGAACTGATGCATCTGATTGAAACAGCAATACCTCCGAAAAAGGGGAAGTAG
- a CDS encoding TIGR03643 family protein: MNMLSQKDINRIIEMAWEDRTPFEAIEHQFGLKENDVRRIMRTEMKRSSFMMWRKRVSGRKTKHLELRPKSVNRFKSSNQK; the protein is encoded by the coding sequence ATGAATATGTTATCACAGAAAGATATTAACCGCATTATAGAAATGGCCTGGGAGGACCGCACTCCGTTTGAGGCGATTGAACATCAGTTTGGTTTAAAAGAAAATGATGTCCGCAGGATAATGCGAACTGAAATGAAAAGATCAAGTTTCATGATGTGGCGGAAGAGGGTCAGCGGCAGGAAGACCAAACATCTTGAACTTCGTCCCAAATCGGTTAACCGGTTTAAAAGCAGTAATCAGAAATAA
- a CDS encoding class I SAM-dependent methyltransferase, which yields MNDFRAELYKTYVSVFKSKIASYSDEDVKKQWEWADYKYLQLLQKYPKDAKILEIGCGPGFFLEYLKNRGYDNALGIDFSEEQIAFADKRGVKAIAGDALQFLKSCSNDYDIILAFDFIEHFSKDELIILSRDIYNALAPGGMLLLHTPNAQGLFPNRIIHGDLTHLTIFNPNSIVQLFGSAGFTGIEVFETGPVPKDIKGRLRLAAWRLLKVFLNLLKTIESGGGISIWTQDMIGVCYKGKP from the coding sequence ATGAATGATTTCCGTGCTGAACTCTATAAAACCTATGTAAGCGTCTTTAAATCGAAAATCGCTTCTTACAGCGATGAGGATGTTAAAAAACAGTGGGAATGGGCCGATTATAAATATCTGCAATTGCTTCAGAAATATCCGAAAGACGCTAAAATTCTTGAAATCGGCTGCGGCCCCGGTTTTTTCCTGGAATACCTGAAAAACAGGGGATACGATAATGCCCTGGGGATTGACTTTTCAGAAGAGCAGATTGCATTTGCTGACAAAAGAGGGGTAAAAGCCATCGCGGGGGATGCTCTGCAGTTTCTTAAATCCTGCAGCAATGATTATGACATTATCCTCGCTTTTGATTTCATTGAGCATTTCTCAAAAGATGAACTCATTATACTGAGCAGGGATATTTATAACGCGCTTGCCCCGGGGGGAATGCTGCTCTTACACACTCCAAATGCACAGGGGCTGTTTCCCAACCGGATCATCCATGGCGATCTGACACATTTGACCATTTTTAATCCAAATTCAATTGTTCAGTTATTTGGTTCGGCTGGATTCACCGGGATTGAGGTCTTTGAAACCGGTCCGGTGCCTAAAGATATAAAGGGAAGATTAAGACTTGCTGCATGGCGTCTCTTAAAAGTATTCCTCAACCTCCTGAAAACTATCGAAAGCGGAGGGGGAATATCCATCTGGACCCAGGATATGATAGGGGTATGTTATAAGGGAAAGCCATAG
- a CDS encoding PAS domain S-box protein: protein MGKRQSEKKSAAGQNHIYAETAASDSSPAGEVYFSAISELTPDLIFSFNSQGELLFSNPAGNQVLAEEQSQFSNPAFGKKIFTAVMENRDYEQIIEAGKSAYRISGVITDSEKAVLVYGREVPRDVSLKAELNRSNQLLELLTNAQKEFVIKDRGKAGFDLLLNGLLKVTESEYGFIGEVFYKADGSPYLKSHSITNIAWNQETRDFYDQHAAQGMEFHNLNTLFGSVMVTGDIVIANNPYQDPRRGGLPHGHPALNAFLGVPMFRDDLMIGMYGIANRPGGYNNEIIEFLKPFTATCSQLILAYQAIQQKKKAEDELRESEVKYRNIVETAQEGICTINPEGILSYVNERLAVMLGYTVAEMTGAPLSQFLDNEIKSEAEKYFPVKNNTLSEKIEIKLLRKDGSNIYVSVSAGQIHNEKGKVISVLGMISDITEKKISEEALRKERAFLDQIIERSPEPTAILDYDDKILRVNERFREFFGYTSEEIEGRQINSVIVPAHLRDQAEEYTMQATSGNSINADTIRMKKDGSLIDVELSAAPVVLEGRQVGIIAIYKNITERKRIVTELIESKEKVEQELLLSQARREGMFQMALDAIITVDKKGDIVDFNPAAERIFGYTQQEVTGRELSQFIVPAEYREAHQKGMERYMSTGEAHVLNKRIEMTAMRSDGSEFPAELAITAIGTREDPLFTAYIRDITESKRIRQAMQENLEKEKALSQLKSRFIATTSHEFRTPLTSIYSSSELLEHYGENWPAEKKKYHLKKMQRLVTHLKGMLNDVLLIERVESGNVHFDPFPLNIAEYCNDLIEEFEHNKLETISLQQEISCLRQEYLVDEKLFGQIIRNLLSNAFKYSPDGGTVKFSLKADDRSIEISVADQGIGISEQDIPHLFERFFRGENTAGIEGTGLGLPIVKNAVDMHGGTIHVASTVGHGSVFTVTLPARNK from the coding sequence ATGGGTAAAAGGCAGTCTGAAAAAAAGTCTGCGGCAGGGCAAAACCATATATATGCAGAAACAGCGGCAAGTGATAGTTCTCCTGCGGGTGAAGTATATTTTTCCGCTATTTCTGAGTTGACTCCTGATCTGATATTCTCATTCAACAGTCAGGGGGAGCTGCTCTTCTCCAATCCCGCGGGGAATCAGGTTCTTGCAGAGGAGCAAAGCCAGTTTTCTAATCCTGCATTTGGGAAAAAAATCTTTACCGCAGTAATGGAAAACCGGGACTATGAGCAGATTATTGAGGCGGGCAAATCAGCGTACAGAATCAGCGGGGTGATTACTGACTCTGAAAAAGCGGTTTTAGTTTATGGAAGAGAAGTTCCGCGTGATGTATCCCTAAAAGCTGAACTAAACCGGTCGAATCAGCTGCTGGAACTTCTTACCAATGCCCAGAAAGAGTTTGTGATTAAAGACAGGGGAAAAGCAGGATTTGATCTGCTGCTGAACGGCTTGCTGAAGGTCACGGAAAGTGAATATGGCTTTATCGGCGAGGTTTTTTATAAAGCAGACGGCAGCCCCTATCTGAAATCTCATTCGATAACTAATATTGCCTGGAATCAGGAAACGCGTGATTTTTATGATCAGCATGCGGCTCAGGGGATGGAATTCCACAATCTGAATACGCTGTTTGGGTCGGTTATGGTGACCGGGGATATTGTTATTGCAAATAACCCTTACCAAGATCCGAGGAGGGGCGGTCTTCCGCATGGTCATCCTGCGCTTAATGCTTTTCTCGGAGTGCCGATGTTCCGCGATGATTTGATGATCGGAATGTATGGAATCGCCAACAGGCCAGGGGGATATAACAATGAGATTATCGAATTTCTTAAACCATTTACTGCCACCTGTTCTCAGCTTATACTTGCATATCAGGCAATTCAGCAGAAGAAAAAGGCGGAAGATGAGCTGAGAGAAAGCGAAGTAAAATACCGCAATATTGTAGAAACCGCGCAGGAGGGTATCTGCACAATTAATCCCGAAGGCATACTATCATATGTAAATGAACGGCTTGCCGTCATGCTTGGATATACCGTTGCTGAAATGACTGGTGCTCCTCTCAGTCAGTTCCTTGATAATGAAATAAAGAGTGAGGCGGAAAAGTATTTTCCGGTTAAAAATAATACTCTGTCTGAAAAAATAGAAATAAAACTTCTCCGCAAGGATGGAAGCAATATTTATGTATCCGTATCAGCGGGGCAGATTCACAATGAAAAGGGGAAGGTAATCTCTGTTCTGGGTATGATAAGTGACATCACGGAGAAGAAAATCTCTGAAGAAGCACTCAGAAAAGAACGGGCCTTTCTTGATCAGATAATTGAACGGTCGCCCGAGCCGACAGCTATTCTTGACTACGATGATAAAATTCTGCGGGTAAATGAAAGATTCCGTGAGTTCTTCGGATATACCTCTGAAGAAATTGAAGGAAGGCAGATAAACTCCGTAATAGTTCCTGCTCATTTGCGGGATCAGGCGGAAGAATATACCATGCAGGCAACAAGCGGAAACTCCATTAATGCTGATACAATCAGGATGAAAAAAGACGGCAGTCTTATTGATGTTGAACTCTCGGCGGCGCCGGTGGTGCTTGAGGGCAGGCAGGTTGGCATTATTGCGATATATAAGAATATTACTGAACGCAAGAGGATTGTTACCGAACTTATTGAGTCCAAAGAAAAAGTGGAACAGGAGCTGCTGCTCAGCCAGGCACGCAGGGAGGGGATGTTTCAGATGGCGCTCGATGCAATTATAACGGTTGATAAAAAGGGGGACATCGTGGACTTCAATCCGGCCGCTGAACGGATATTCGGCTATACACAGCAGGAGGTGACCGGCAGGGAACTTTCGCAGTTTATCGTGCCGGCTGAGTATCGTGAAGCACACCAGAAGGGAATGGAACGATATATGAGCACCGGAGAAGCACACGTCCTTAATAAACGAATAGAGATGACCGCAATGCGTTCTGACGGCTCAGAATTCCCTGCCGAACTTGCGATAACTGCTATCGGAACCAGGGAAGATCCTCTCTTTACCGCATATATACGGGATATTACCGAGTCAAAAAGAATCCGCCAGGCCATGCAGGAAAATCTCGAAAAGGAAAAAGCCCTCAGCCAGCTTAAATCACGGTTTATCGCAACCACGTCGCATGAATTCCGTACGCCGCTGACATCAATATATTCCTCCTCAGAACTGCTTGAACATTATGGTGAAAACTGGCCGGCTGAAAAGAAGAAGTATCACCTGAAAAAAATGCAGCGTCTGGTGACGCATCTGAAAGGTATGCTGAATGATGTGCTTCTGATAGAAAGAGTGGAGAGCGGTAATGTTCATTTTGATCCGTTCCCGCTGAATATAGCGGAATACTGCAATGATCTGATTGAAGAGTTTGAGCATAATAAACTGGAGACCATTTCGCTTCAGCAGGAGATATCCTGTCTCAGGCAGGAATATCTGGTTGATGAAAAACTTTTCGGGCAGATTATCCGCAATCTTCTCAGCAACGCGTTTAAATATTCCCCGGACGGAGGAACGGTAAAGTTCTCACTTAAGGCGGATGACCGTTCCATTGAGATCTCAGTTGCTGACCAGGGAATCGGTATATCTGAGCAGGATATTCCTCACCTCTTTGAACGGTTTTTCAGAGGGGAGAATACCGCAGGCATTGAAGGCACCGGACTGGGACTCCCCATTGTGAAGAATGCCGTGGATATGCACGGAGGTACCATACACGTTGCCAGTACCGTGGGGCATGGATCGGTTTTTACTGTTACTTTGCCTGCACGGAATAAATGA
- a CDS encoding PD40 domain-containing protein codes for MILPLVLLFLFLTTLHPQGLSENSGYFLRPVKTPSGIVFTDNFGSGVYTIRNGSVHKLLSAPGSGNYFTISPGGESIIAKITEPRGQKLISVSLLTGLKREITEFSETIGQGSFANQGAFANTEGNYFILRENDTDRRFRLPAYANLAPISPDGSFAVYNDQNDQLYLLELKSGSSEMITSGEKGYFYPQWSPDGRYILFSSLDAGLYIYSPSEKKEIFIARGFNPSWSSNGTEILFETREEINGVFGNSDVSIYTIASAQQLRLTATPEVSEMTPSLSSDGTLLYAVREEKAVYQARYIPSAGVTSAVRLISAEIDYIERSREELSFAPPTESMNIPYVHQVWDSPDWFNGHSACGAGTAIMLIAYWNLLPPYEGWCSWPAPGHYNYYGRYIADRYRFRQVDYQFTANDPNGKPSFGGYGYMWNGSYSPYSRMVSYYSNHGISAVREEAPTFAKAEAQISAGNPYTICNGLTTAGHIVLAHGVNAVNRTVTVNDPYGNKNTPGYPSYDGKNAVYDWPGYNNGFQNLNTVYWCVNTSYTVPAHGDTIIDDLDFNRGFYLHNRHGANMLHYRDMTQGYKGHFWYTTTRNGMNDTCYATWKPNLASDGMYEVKVYIPFSNATDAVYRVVRNGGITDVPLNQKLYSNQWVSLGVHPFKAGSSGYLRLGDKSSVTGQELVFDAAQWNLIDPVLSAGDEQGSPSLFGITANYPNPFNPSTQISFTLSESGFSRLAIYNILGGLETVLVNGQLESGRHTVEFSAGNMPSGAYFAVLQSGGRVSVHKLTLIR; via the coding sequence ATGATTCTTCCGTTAGTACTTCTTTTCCTTTTTCTAACCACGCTTCATCCCCAGGGGCTTAGCGAAAATAGCGGCTATTTCCTCCGGCCGGTTAAAACACCTTCAGGTATAGTCTTTACCGATAATTTTGGATCGGGTGTTTATACTATACGGAATGGTTCAGTGCACAAGCTGCTGAGTGCTCCCGGGTCCGGAAATTATTTTACCATAAGTCCGGGGGGAGAAAGTATCATCGCAAAGATTACTGAACCAAGAGGTCAGAAACTCATCTCAGTTTCGCTTCTGACCGGTCTTAAGAGGGAGATTACGGAATTCTCTGAAACAATCGGACAGGGCTCCTTTGCAAATCAGGGGGCATTCGCCAATACAGAGGGAAATTACTTTATTCTGCGGGAGAATGATACTGACCGCCGATTCCGGCTTCCTGCTTATGCCAACCTTGCTCCGATTTCTCCTGACGGGAGTTTTGCAGTTTACAATGACCAGAATGACCAGTTATATCTGTTGGAACTCAAAAGCGGCTCTTCCGAAATGATAACTTCAGGCGAAAAAGGATACTTTTATCCGCAGTGGTCTCCTGACGGCAGATATATTCTCTTCAGTTCTCTGGATGCCGGACTTTATATCTATTCTCCTTCAGAGAAGAAAGAAATATTTATTGCCAGAGGTTTTAATCCGTCCTGGAGCAGCAACGGCACGGAAATTCTATTTGAGACCAGAGAAGAAATCAACGGAGTTTTCGGAAATTCTGACGTAAGCATCTATACCATAGCATCGGCTCAGCAGCTTCGTCTGACGGCAACTCCGGAGGTTTCTGAAATGACACCGTCCCTTTCATCAGATGGCACATTGCTCTATGCTGTCCGTGAAGAAAAAGCGGTATATCAGGCACGATATATACCATCGGCCGGTGTGACCTCAGCGGTCAGGCTGATTTCAGCGGAGATAGATTATATTGAACGCAGCAGAGAGGAATTATCTTTTGCCCCTCCTACAGAAAGCATGAATATCCCGTATGTGCATCAGGTGTGGGACAGCCCTGACTGGTTTAACGGTCACTCTGCCTGCGGTGCGGGAACGGCAATTATGCTCATCGCCTACTGGAATCTGCTCCCCCCTTATGAAGGATGGTGTTCATGGCCAGCACCCGGCCACTATAACTACTATGGAAGATATATTGCCGACAGATACAGATTCCGTCAGGTGGATTATCAGTTCACCGCAAATGATCCTAACGGCAAGCCGTCTTTCGGAGGTTACGGATATATGTGGAACGGCAGTTACAGCCCTTACTCCCGCATGGTTTCCTACTATAGTAATCATGGTATCAGTGCAGTACGGGAAGAAGCACCCACATTCGCGAAAGCTGAAGCACAGATTAGCGCAGGTAATCCGTATACTATCTGCAATGGTCTTACCACTGCAGGGCATATTGTTCTGGCACACGGAGTGAATGCAGTTAACAGAACTGTTACCGTGAACGACCCTTACGGCAATAAGAATACGCCGGGATATCCGAGTTATGATGGCAAGAATGCAGTATATGACTGGCCCGGTTATAATAACGGATTTCAGAATTTGAATACCGTTTACTGGTGCGTGAATACTTCTTATACGGTACCTGCGCACGGAGATACGATAATTGATGATCTTGATTTTAACCGCGGCTTTTATCTGCATAACCGCCACGGTGCAAATATGCTCCACTACCGTGATATGACTCAGGGATATAAAGGGCATTTCTGGTATACTACCACCAGGAACGGCATGAATGATACCTGCTACGCAACCTGGAAGCCCAATCTGGCTTCAGACGGGATGTATGAAGTGAAAGTATATATTCCTTTTTCAAACGCGACTGACGCTGTCTACCGCGTGGTGCGAAACGGGGGTATTACTGATGTGCCGCTCAATCAGAAACTTTATTCAAATCAGTGGGTAAGTCTTGGAGTGCATCCGTTTAAGGCAGGATCTTCTGGATATCTCCGCCTTGGGGATAAATCCTCAGTGACAGGGCAGGAACTTGTGTTTGATGCTGCTCAATGGAACCTTATTGATCCTGTTCTCAGTGCTGGGGATGAGCAGGGCAGTCCATCCCTGTTTGGTATCACGGCAAATTATCCTAATCCGTTTAATCCTTCAACGCAAATTTCGTTTACTCTTAGCGAAAGCGGTTTTAGCCGTCTGGCCATATATAACATTCTCGGGGGTTTGGAAACGGTTCTGGTGAACGGGCAGCTTGAGTCAGGCAGGCATACGGTAGAGTTTTCCGCGGGAAATATGCCTTCGGGAGCCTACTTCGCCGTCTTGCAGTCAGGCGGCAGAGTCTCTGTGCATAAACTGACCCTGATTAGATAA
- a CDS encoding HAMP domain-containing histidine kinase — protein sequence MLRRLPVSLLRSGMGGVLLVFLLVILLPLSVYTVFQAVSSASAEEEADELYRQQLETVLFSVNQNSEDVTANLTSRINGAYLRFSSVNELAGRLQQIVNETGFIYSISIIDSLGRETVTVPSGLMPAASVETYTLITGSAAVKRLFEYIQSGYRKVETFSGKGDEMNFVFVADSHDGTHALCIISFSLQKYISSVLGPKIRTVAGSRYSMLIRHAPSGVRVFNHGDGNFTPDAVKPLWLLSDYEIGIKASGVTLTDAVKERTAMNLRLLILLNLSLMIGAFLIGYIIRREMKLTKLKSDFVANVSHELRTPLSLISMFSESLMLGRVKSDEKRNEYYRIIHGETDRLSGMVNKILSFSKMEAGKKTYTFAELSLTHHLSRIYNSYEYHLEQKGFTSELILPEDEVIVSGDEHALEEVIINLLDNAIKYSTDKKFVSVVLKTEESKALLSVTDRGIGISKEDQKRVFEKFFRAGSSEVHTTKGTGLGLSIVRQIVESHKGEITVLSEQGKGSTFTVILPLIQ from the coding sequence ATGCTGAGAAGACTTCCGGTATCACTTTTAAGATCAGGCATGGGGGGAGTTCTTCTGGTATTTTTACTGGTTATCCTGCTTCCCCTCTCGGTATATACAGTATTCCAGGCCGTATCTTCAGCGTCAGCGGAAGAAGAAGCAGATGAGCTTTACCGTCAGCAGCTTGAGACGGTGCTTTTTTCGGTAAATCAGAATTCTGAGGATGTAACGGCAAACCTGACATCAAGAATTAACGGTGCGTATCTTCGATTCTCTTCTGTAAATGAACTTGCCGGGCGGCTTCAGCAGATTGTGAACGAAACGGGATTTATCTACTCAATTTCAATCATTGATTCACTTGGGAGAGAAACTGTAACCGTACCAAGCGGTTTGATGCCAGCTGCTTCAGTGGAAACATACACCCTGATTACCGGTTCAGCTGCGGTTAAAAGACTATTTGAATATATACAGTCAGGATACCGTAAGGTTGAAACGTTCAGCGGAAAAGGGGATGAAATGAACTTCGTCTTCGTGGCGGACAGTCATGACGGTACTCATGCGCTGTGTATTATATCTTTTTCATTACAAAAGTATATCAGTTCGGTACTTGGCCCAAAGATCAGGACTGTGGCCGGAAGCCGCTACTCAATGCTCATCCGGCATGCACCTTCCGGCGTCAGGGTTTTTAACCATGGTGATGGGAATTTTACTCCGGATGCAGTAAAACCGCTCTGGCTTCTGAGTGATTATGAGATCGGGATAAAAGCGAGCGGTGTAACTCTTACAGATGCTGTAAAAGAACGTACTGCCATGAATCTGCGGCTTTTAATCCTGCTGAATCTGTCATTGATGATAGGCGCTTTCCTGATCGGCTATATTATCAGGCGGGAAATGAAGCTCACAAAGCTGAAGTCCGATTTTGTGGCAAATGTCTCGCATGAACTCCGGACTCCTCTCTCACTTATCTCAATGTTTTCCGAATCACTCATGCTCGGAAGGGTAAAGAGTGATGAGAAACGAAATGAATACTATCGTATCATTCATGGTGAAACTGACCGCCTGAGCGGAATGGTAAATAAAATCCTCAGCTTTTCGAAAATGGAGGCCGGTAAAAAAACGTACACCTTTGCTGAACTGAGTCTCACGCATCATCTCAGCCGCATATATAACAGTTATGAATATCATCTGGAGCAGAAAGGATTTACCTCAGAACTGATACTTCCTGAAGACGAAGTGATTGTGAGCGGTGATGAACATGCTTTAGAAGAAGTGATAATCAATCTGCTTGACAATGCCATTAAATACAGTACTGATAAAAAATTTGTGTCGGTCGTGCTTAAAACGGAAGAGAGTAAAGCGCTGCTCTCCGTAACAGACAGGGGAATTGGTATTTCAAAAGAGGATCAAAAGCGTGTATTTGAGAAATTCTTCAGAGCCGGCAGTTCGGAAGTGCATACAACAAAAGGAACGGGACTCGGACTTTCGATCGTCCGGCAGATAGTGGAATCACACAAAGGAGAGATCACGGTTCTGAGTGAGCAGGGTAAAGGAAGCACATTTACAGTAATTTTGCCCTTAATTCAATAA